A stretch of Corynebacterium timonense DNA encodes these proteins:
- the glgA gene encoding glycogen synthase gives MKVGMLTREYPPEIYGGAGVHVTELTRFMRTIASVEVHCMGQPRDEAGVVVHGADPALDDANGALKTLSTGLRMAHAAGGLDVVHSHTWYTGLGGHLAGLLHDIPHVVTAHSLEPDRPWKREQLGGGYDVSSWSEKNAMEHADAVIAVSSGMKESILAAYPRIPEEKVHVVLNGVDTERWYPGHGTITEELGVDADRPVVAFVGRITRQKGVPHLLKAARLFDADIQLILCAGAPDTPEIAAETEGLVDTLRAEREGVFWVQEMLPPEKIREVYSAADVFVCPSVYEPLGIVNLEAMACETAVVASRVGGIPEVVVDGETGTLVDYEANDPDAFERGLADAVNAIAADRERASRLGRAGLERARQEFSWGTIAQQTVDIYSSLI, from the coding sequence ATGAAAGTCGGAATGCTGACGAGAGAGTACCCCCCGGAGATCTACGGGGGCGCTGGCGTCCACGTCACCGAGCTCACGCGCTTCATGCGCACCATCGCCTCCGTGGAGGTCCACTGCATGGGCCAGCCGCGCGACGAAGCGGGCGTTGTCGTCCACGGAGCCGACCCCGCCCTCGACGACGCGAACGGGGCGCTGAAGACCCTGTCCACGGGCCTGCGCATGGCCCACGCGGCCGGCGGGCTCGATGTCGTCCATTCCCACACCTGGTACACGGGCCTCGGCGGCCACCTGGCGGGGCTGCTCCACGACATCCCGCACGTCGTCACCGCGCACTCTCTCGAACCCGACCGCCCCTGGAAGCGCGAGCAGCTCGGCGGCGGCTACGACGTGTCCTCGTGGTCGGAGAAGAACGCGATGGAGCACGCCGACGCCGTCATCGCGGTTTCATCCGGCATGAAGGAGTCCATCCTCGCCGCCTACCCGCGAATCCCCGAGGAAAAGGTGCACGTGGTCCTCAACGGGGTCGACACCGAGCGCTGGTACCCGGGGCACGGCACCATCACCGAGGAACTCGGGGTGGACGCGGACCGCCCAGTCGTCGCCTTCGTCGGCCGCATCACCCGCCAAAAAGGGGTCCCCCACCTACTGAAGGCCGCCCGGCTTTTCGACGCCGACATTCAGCTCATCCTCTGCGCGGGCGCCCCCGACACGCCCGAAATCGCAGCGGAAACCGAGGGCCTTGTGGACACGCTGCGGGCGGAGCGTGAGGGTGTGTTCTGGGTCCAGGAGATGCTTCCGCCCGAGAAGATCCGCGAGGTCTACTCCGCCGCCGACGTCTTCGTCTGCCCCTCGGTCTACGAGCCGCTGGGCATTGTCAACCTCGAAGCCATGGCGTGCGAAACCGCCGTCGTCGCCTCCCGCGTCGGCGGCATCCCCGAGGTCGTCGTCGATGGGGAGACCGGCACCTTGGTGGACTACGAGGCGAACGACCCAGACGCCTTCGAGCGCGGCCTCGCCGACGCCGTCAACGCCATCGCGGCGGACCGGGAGCGAGCCTCCCGCCTCGGCCGCGCGGGTCTTGAGCGGGCGCGTCAGGAGTTCTCGTGGGGCACGATCGCCCAGCAAACCGTCGACATTTATTCCAGCTTGATTTAG
- a CDS encoding glucosyl-3-phosphoglycerate synthase, whose amino-acid sequence MRVSVVIPALNEESTVAGVVETCLASCAEEVLVVDSDSTDATAPAARAAGARVLNWREIAPEIAPRPGKGEALWRGVLAARGDVVVFVDADVTSLRPEWVDKLAAPIAHGAHLVKASYSRGFEGRTSGGGRVTELTAKPLIRQLFPELSHIDQPLAGEYAIRRESALTLPFVAGYGVESGLLVDVATRFGPDAVTQVGLGVRMHRNRTLEELAPMADVVTRTLLARAGWAGAVEQRPPWRRDTI is encoded by the coding sequence ATGAGGGTCTCGGTGGTCATCCCGGCGCTCAACGAGGAAAGTACGGTGGCCGGGGTCGTCGAGACCTGCCTGGCCTCGTGTGCCGAGGAAGTTCTCGTCGTCGACTCAGACTCGACCGACGCCACCGCGCCCGCCGCCCGTGCGGCGGGGGCCCGCGTGCTCAACTGGCGCGAGATCGCGCCCGAGATCGCGCCCCGCCCCGGCAAGGGGGAGGCCCTGTGGCGCGGCGTCCTGGCGGCGCGCGGCGACGTCGTTGTCTTCGTCGACGCCGACGTCACCTCCCTCCGGCCGGAGTGGGTTGACAAGCTCGCCGCCCCCATTGCCCACGGAGCCCACCTGGTCAAGGCCTCCTACTCGCGCGGTTTCGAGGGCCGCACGTCCGGCGGCGGACGGGTCACGGAGCTGACGGCGAAGCCGCTTATCCGGCAGCTCTTCCCCGAGCTCAGCCACATTGACCAGCCGCTCGCCGGCGAGTACGCGATCCGCCGGGAGAGCGCCCTCACGCTGCCCTTTGTCGCAGGCTACGGGGTGGAATCGGGCTTGCTTGTCGACGTCGCCACGCGCTTCGGCCCCGACGCCGTGACGCAGGTCGGGCTCGGTGTCCGCATGCACCGCAACCGCACCCTGGAAGAGCTGGCACCCATGGCCGACGTGGTCACGCGCACCCTGCTCGCGCGCGCGGGGTGGGCGGGCGCGGTCGAGCAACGCCCGCCCTGGCGCCGCGATACTATCTAG
- the sigE gene encoding RNA polymerase sigma factor SigE, whose product MSRARAPRAHRAYDARRPSPHHPDAADAADSSDAPLRGTAAFDAGEAEMPSWAELVAEHADSVYRLAFRLSGNQHDAEDLTQETFMRVFRSLKNYQPGTFEGWLHRITTNLFLDMVRHRAKIRMEALPEDYERVPGTDMTPEQAYTASNLDPALQRALDDLSPDFRVAVVLCDVVGMTYEEIAETLGVKMGTVRSRIHRGRTQLRENLEAQAREDVSAHELIRVR is encoded by the coding sequence ATGTCACGCGCCCGAGCACCCCGAGCACACCGAGCATACGATGCCCGCCGCCCGTCCCCGCACCACCCCGACGCCGCTGACGCCGCCGACAGCTCCGACGCCCCGCTGCGCGGGACAGCCGCGTTCGACGCCGGTGAGGCAGAGATGCCCTCGTGGGCGGAGCTCGTCGCCGAGCACGCCGATAGCGTCTACCGCCTCGCGTTCCGGCTGTCGGGCAACCAGCACGACGCGGAGGACTTGACGCAGGAGACGTTCATGCGCGTGTTCCGCAGCCTGAAGAACTACCAGCCGGGAACCTTCGAGGGGTGGCTGCACCGGATCACCACCAACCTCTTCTTGGATATGGTTCGCCACCGCGCGAAGATCCGCATGGAAGCCCTGCCCGAGGATTACGAGCGCGTCCCCGGCACCGACATGACGCCGGAGCAGGCCTATACCGCCTCCAACTTGGACCCGGCGCTGCAGCGGGCGCTCGACGACCTCAGCCCCGACTTCCGCGTCGCCGTCGTGTTGTGCGACGTCGTCGGGATGACCTACGAGGAAATCGCCGAAACGCTGGGCGTGAAGATGGGCACGGTGCGCTCTAGGATCCATCGCGGCCGCACTCAGCTGCGCGAAAACCTCGAAGCTCAGGCCCGCGAGGACGTTAGCGCCCACGAGCTCATCCGCGTGCGTTAA
- the tatB gene encoding Sec-independent protein translocase protein TatB has product MFSSIGWGEIFFVLIIGLIVIGPERLPGVVRDVRAAIYAARKAINNAKREMELDGAFEEFEEFRKPFGTVTEYAALGPRRAITKVLFEDPDDEPVSAPSPAPERPSGPRPAPKPPTPPQPQPSQPRDDGGEAPSGGFSWADIT; this is encoded by the coding sequence GTGTTTTCCAGTATTGGGTGGGGCGAAATCTTCTTCGTCCTCATCATCGGCCTCATCGTGATCGGCCCCGAGCGCCTTCCTGGGGTGGTGCGGGACGTTCGCGCAGCGATCTACGCCGCGCGTAAGGCCATCAACAATGCGAAGCGGGAGATGGAGCTCGACGGCGCCTTCGAGGAGTTCGAGGAGTTCCGTAAGCCCTTCGGCACGGTTACCGAGTACGCAGCCCTCGGCCCGCGGCGGGCGATCACCAAAGTGTTGTTCGAAGACCCGGACGACGAGCCCGTGTCGGCTCCGTCTCCCGCGCCGGAGCGTCCGTCGGGTCCGCGCCCCGCGCCGAAGCCCCCGACACCCCCGCAGCCTCAGCCCTCGCAACCGCGTGACGACGGTGGCGAGGCGCCCAGCGGGGGGTTCTCTTGGGCGGATATCACCTAG
- the glgC gene encoding glucose-1-phosphate adenylyltransferase: MKTQPRVLAIVLAGGEGKRLFPLTADRAKPAVPFGGNYRLIDFVLSNLVNAGYMRIAVLTQYKSHSLDRHVATAWNLSGPTPQYIASVPAQQRRGKRWYNGSADAIVQSLNLIYDDMPDYVLVFGADHVYRMDPSQMVEDHIRSGKGATVAGIRVPRSEARAFGCIQADDDGTVTEFLEKPADPPGTPDDPEVTYASMGNYVFSTEALIKALLEDEQNEDSDHDMGGDIIPYFVNLGDAHVYDFSRNEVPGATDRDKGYWRDVGTVDSFYEAHMDLISSHPVFNLYNKAWPIHSTEDGNLPPAKFVVGGIAQESIVGSGSIISGSTVRNSVLSTDVRVEEGASVEGSVLMPGVRVGKGAVVRRAILDKNVYVSEGEIIGVDLERDRQRYTVSPHGVVVVGKNQVV, encoded by the coding sequence GTGAAGACCCAGCCGAGAGTTCTTGCCATCGTCCTCGCGGGCGGCGAGGGGAAGCGCCTGTTTCCGTTGACCGCCGACCGCGCCAAGCCTGCGGTGCCGTTCGGCGGCAACTACCGCCTGATTGACTTCGTCTTGTCCAACCTGGTCAACGCCGGCTACATGCGCATCGCCGTGTTGACACAGTACAAGTCCCACTCGCTTGACCGGCACGTGGCTACCGCTTGGAACCTGTCGGGCCCGACGCCGCAGTACATTGCCTCGGTGCCCGCGCAGCAGCGCCGCGGCAAGCGGTGGTACAACGGCTCAGCGGACGCGATCGTCCAGTCTCTCAACCTCATCTACGACGACATGCCCGATTACGTCCTCGTCTTCGGCGCGGACCACGTCTACCGGATGGACCCCTCCCAGATGGTCGAGGACCACATCCGCTCGGGCAAGGGGGCGACGGTGGCGGGCATCCGCGTGCCGCGTTCGGAGGCGCGCGCTTTCGGCTGCATCCAGGCCGATGACGATGGCACGGTGACCGAGTTCCTGGAGAAGCCGGCCGACCCGCCGGGAACTCCGGACGACCCCGAGGTCACCTACGCTTCGATGGGCAACTACGTCTTTTCTACGGAGGCGCTGATCAAGGCCTTGCTCGAGGACGAGCAGAACGAGGACTCGGACCATGACATGGGCGGAGACATTATCCCGTACTTTGTCAACCTCGGCGACGCCCACGTGTACGACTTCTCCCGGAACGAGGTCCCGGGCGCGACGGATCGCGACAAGGGCTACTGGCGCGACGTTGGTACGGTTGACTCCTTTTACGAGGCCCACATGGACCTCATTTCCTCGCACCCGGTGTTCAACCTGTACAACAAGGCGTGGCCGATTCACTCCACGGAGGATGGCAACCTCCCGCCCGCCAAGTTCGTCGTGGGCGGTATCGCCCAAGAGTCCATCGTCGGCTCGGGCTCGATCATCTCCGGCTCGACGGTGCGCAACTCGGTGCTGTCCACCGACGTGCGCGTCGAGGAGGGGGCTTCCGTCGAGGGTTCGGTGCTGATGCCGGGTGTGCGCGTGGGTAAAGGTGCCGTGGTGCGCCGCGCCATCTTGGACAAGAACGTCTACGTCTCCGAGGGCGAAATCATCGGCGTGGACCTTGAGCGCGACCGCCAGCGCTACACGGTTTCGCCGCACGGCGTTGTTGTCGTGGGCAAGAACCAGGTGGTCTAG
- a CDS encoding DUF3117 domain-containing protein, whose product MKPRTGNGPMEAVEESRKIVMRIPSDGGGRLVVEMTKEEAAELGQLLTDAAGA is encoded by the coding sequence ATGAAACCGAGGACCGGCAACGGGCCGATGGAAGCGGTCGAGGAGAGCAGGAAGATCGTCATGCGGATTCCCTCTGACGGCGGCGGCCGCCTCGTCGTCGAAATGACGAAGGAAGAGGCGGCCGAACTCGGCCAGCTTCTCACCGACGCTGCGGGAGCGTAG
- a CDS encoding O-methyltransferase has translation MIDGVTDSAFRTMNDYIAKQATTGAEQDVAHGLTVALTHAEENFLPAPGAALGALVGTLAAAGAPAYGAVAVTPAAGAVGLHILRGLPEKSTLTCIDPEAEHQSAAREAFRVAGFAPSRARFLTARPLDVMSRLAPASYHLVYADVAPVELSSLVTAAWPLLAPGGTLVIAGSLLDGTVADPTRRDRDTEAARAAEGDVDKLGESEGAVVTRLPLDGGVTLVTRR, from the coding sequence ATGATAGATGGCGTGACTGATTCGGCGTTTCGCACTATGAACGACTACATCGCCAAGCAGGCGACAACCGGCGCGGAGCAGGATGTCGCCCACGGACTCACTGTGGCGCTCACCCACGCGGAAGAGAACTTCCTGCCCGCCCCCGGCGCCGCCCTCGGCGCGCTCGTCGGCACCCTCGCCGCCGCGGGGGCGCCCGCGTATGGGGCCGTCGCCGTGACCCCCGCCGCGGGGGCGGTCGGTCTGCACATCCTCCGCGGCCTGCCCGAAAAGTCGACCCTGACGTGCATCGACCCGGAGGCCGAGCACCAATCCGCGGCGCGCGAGGCGTTCCGCGTGGCGGGCTTCGCGCCATCCCGCGCGCGCTTTCTCACCGCGCGGCCGTTAGACGTGATGAGCAGGCTCGCCCCCGCTTCGTACCACCTCGTTTACGCGGACGTCGCACCGGTCGAGTTGAGCTCGCTCGTGACCGCCGCCTGGCCGCTGCTCGCCCCAGGCGGGACCCTCGTCATCGCTGGCTCGCTTCTCGACGGCACAGTGGCCGACCCCACGCGCCGCGACCGCGACACGGAGGCGGCCAGGGCGGCCGAGGGGGACGTCGATAAGCTTGGCGAGTCCGAAGGCGCCGTGGTAACCCGCCTGCCGCTCGACGGCGGCGTCACCCTGGTCACGCGGCGCTAA
- a CDS encoding methyltransferase domain-containing protein, translating into MLKDIVDVLADPVDLSPLRGEDDFSRLVSETGHSYDVARQGYVTLVGGGGLHHEGDSADMVSSREVFLSRGYFAPFVETLTERVADAVDASHSAEPVVLEVGAGTGYYLAHTLDSIEGSRGVGIDISTPAAKHLAKAHDRIGAIVADVWEGLPLRDGSVDAITVIFAPRNPAEFARVLSDDGEAIFLAADSGHLDELREPLGILGVEKNKVRRLLDQTAGHLTQVGEPELVEFPIRLDRSSIAAQVGMSPSARHLDPAVLARRVEQLPDHLDVTARAQLLRFRKA; encoded by the coding sequence ATGCTCAAAGACATCGTTGACGTCCTCGCCGACCCCGTCGACCTGTCCCCGCTGCGGGGGGAGGATGACTTTTCCCGCCTCGTCTCTGAAACGGGGCACTCGTACGACGTAGCCCGCCAAGGCTACGTCACTCTCGTCGGCGGCGGCGGGCTGCACCACGAGGGCGATAGCGCCGACATGGTCAGCTCCCGCGAGGTCTTCCTGTCCCGGGGCTACTTCGCCCCCTTCGTGGAGACGCTCACCGAGCGCGTCGCCGATGCGGTCGACGCGTCCCACTCCGCCGAGCCGGTGGTCCTCGAGGTCGGCGCCGGCACCGGATACTACCTCGCGCACACCCTCGACAGCATCGAGGGATCGCGCGGGGTGGGCATCGACATTTCCACCCCGGCCGCCAAGCACTTGGCCAAGGCCCACGACCGCATCGGAGCCATCGTCGCCGACGTGTGGGAGGGCCTGCCGCTTCGCGACGGCTCAGTCGACGCCATCACCGTCATCTTCGCGCCCCGCAACCCGGCGGAGTTCGCGCGTGTGCTCAGCGACGACGGCGAGGCCATCTTCCTCGCCGCCGACAGCGGCCACCTCGACGAGCTGCGCGAGCCGCTGGGCATCCTCGGCGTGGAAAAGAACAAAGTGCGGCGCCTGCTGGACCAGACCGCGGGCCACCTGACGCAGGTGGGGGAGCCGGAGCTGGTGGAGTTCCCGATCCGCCTGGATCGCAGCTCGATCGCCGCTCAGGTGGGCATGAGCCCCTCGGCGCGCCACCTTGACCCGGCCGTTCTGGCACGGCGCGTCGAGCAGCTGCCCGACCACTTGGACGTGACGGCGCGAGCCCAGCTCCTGCGCTTCCGCAAGGCCTAA
- a CDS encoding anti-sigma factor family protein, whose product MAEQTGASAGGAGQPRFFSTEHLSTEAIAAFADGELSPSAERRAHAHIAECAECRRDIDIQRAAAARLRTCRGDETLRAPRTLVERLSHVSELEPDDETQRDTSRGAEIVNDVVGAALRALRRHG is encoded by the coding sequence GTGGCCGAGCAGACGGGGGCGTCAGCCGGGGGCGCGGGACAACCGCGTTTTTTCTCCACCGAGCACCTCAGCACGGAAGCGATCGCCGCCTTCGCCGACGGGGAGTTGTCTCCGTCCGCCGAGCGGCGCGCACACGCTCACATCGCCGAGTGCGCGGAATGCCGCCGCGACATCGACATCCAGCGCGCCGCGGCCGCGCGCCTGCGCACCTGCCGGGGGGACGAGACACTGCGCGCCCCCCGCACCCTCGTGGAGCGGCTCAGCCACGTCAGCGAACTTGAGCCCGACGACGAGACCCAGCGGGACACGAGCCGCGGCGCCGAGATCGTCAACGACGTCGTCGGCGCCGCCCTTCGCGCGCTGCGCCGTCACGGGTAG
- a CDS encoding GH32 C-terminal domain-containing protein — translation MSVFRPELHITAESGILEGAAGILRHSTPDADDDTWHVFYQYKPSPEEASRWGHSCSERNPFDWVECNDAIAPAAGEIAVRAGAVVAARGGVDLYFTSVTESNTSVQIAHADDLNELCDDVNEDYSVSAAFSRRGNVVADAASFTRFRSPCVVPGWVDHDDRDRGQEGWLMLAVTGAGDHPVVVVLSSGDGTAWKALGALEFDGDPGFDPANESIVAPRIIRLRDEVDGQIYDVLLITLERAGRDETVYVTGTLRGHCFEVRTPALPIDRGHDFSRPRTTNYTHDSTEVSARFDRAYIFGAMRTAGRGADLTHERNWESEGWAGTLSLPRRVTLQNGRLYQTPAPGLPDAVSEAHNVRLWTGICEIPVGSSVTAEILDASGEPAAVVTHSGDTITVDRLDGSPATSDLHDEDEDSITIIVDGSTLEVFAGGGAVTMSSRLWPEGGCSGIRVRSAGEARIHGEWRRGD, via the coding sequence ATGAGCGTTTTCCGTCCCGAACTTCACATCACGGCAGAAAGTGGCATCCTCGAGGGCGCCGCCGGCATCCTGCGCCACTCCACCCCCGACGCGGACGACGACACGTGGCACGTGTTCTACCAGTACAAACCCTCCCCCGAGGAGGCCAGCCGCTGGGGTCACTCCTGCTCGGAACGCAACCCCTTCGATTGGGTCGAGTGCAACGACGCGATCGCCCCCGCGGCCGGAGAGATCGCCGTGCGCGCTGGTGCCGTCGTCGCCGCCCGCGGCGGCGTCGACCTGTACTTCACCTCCGTCACAGAGTCCAATACCTCGGTCCAGATCGCACACGCCGACGACCTCAACGAGCTATGCGACGACGTCAACGAGGACTACTCCGTGAGCGCGGCCTTCAGCCGGCGCGGCAACGTCGTCGCCGACGCAGCGAGCTTCACACGTTTCCGCTCCCCCTGCGTGGTCCCGGGGTGGGTCGACCACGATGACCGCGACCGCGGCCAGGAAGGCTGGCTCATGCTCGCCGTCACCGGCGCCGGCGATCACCCCGTGGTCGTGGTGCTCAGCTCCGGTGACGGCACGGCGTGGAAAGCGCTCGGCGCGCTCGAGTTCGACGGCGACCCCGGCTTCGACCCCGCCAACGAGTCCATCGTCGCCCCCCGCATCATCCGTCTGCGTGACGAAGTCGACGGGCAGATCTACGACGTCCTCCTCATCACCCTAGAGCGCGCCGGGCGCGACGAGACCGTCTACGTCACCGGCACGCTGCGCGGGCACTGTTTTGAGGTGCGCACCCCCGCGCTGCCCATCGACCGCGGCCACGACTTCTCGCGCCCTCGCACCACCAACTACACACACGACTCCACCGAAGTCTCCGCCCGCTTCGACCGCGCCTATATCTTCGGTGCCATGCGCACAGCGGGGCGCGGCGCGGACCTGACCCACGAGCGCAACTGGGAGTCCGAGGGCTGGGCCGGGACGCTCAGCCTGCCTCGCCGCGTGACTCTGCAGAACGGCCGCCTCTACCAGACGCCGGCGCCCGGCCTGCCCGACGCCGTCTCCGAGGCCCACAACGTGCGGCTCTGGACCGGCATCTGCGAGATCCCGGTCGGCTCCTCCGTCACCGCGGAGATCCTCGACGCCAGCGGCGAGCCCGCGGCCGTGGTCACGCACTCGGGCGACACCATCACCGTGGACCGCCTCGACGGATCCCCGGCGACGTCCGATCTACACGACGAGGACGAAGACAGCATCACCATCATCGTCGACGGCTCCACCCTCGAGGTCTTCGCGGGCGGCGGCGCCGTCACGATGTCCTCGCGGCTGTGGCCGGAGGGCGGGTGCTCGGGCATCCGGGTGCGCTCCGCGGGCGAAGCCCGCATCCACGGGGAATGGCGCCGAGGCGACTAA